DNA from Prunus persica cultivar Lovell chromosome G6, Prunus_persica_NCBIv2, whole genome shotgun sequence:
AAAACAGCCGGTTGTCTTGAGGGATATGCAGAACAAGCTTgggggctggactgggtaccAAGACCAAAACAACTTTCCTTGCGCAGCATATGGTCTTAGCTTCCAGGCCAGCTCTGGAAATTACAGAAGCTTCTATCCACCAAGGATTGCTCCTTTAGAAAGAAATTTCCACCAAGAAAACCGGACTGCAAGAAACCCTTAGAAAACTAGgactttaaatttaaattttgaatgtaATAAAAACCTATTTTTTGGTGAaactttgcattttcaatttcttctaatttaaatgaaataaaagaaagcagaaaataaaacatactTAAAAATAACACTAAAAGCACAACTCtgaacaaaattcaaacaacaattccatctttttctccttcaattccaGGGTTTGTTTGCACTGCCTCTGAATCCCACATAGTTGGATAGAACTTTTTAACCATTTGCCATTGATTGGTGCAGCATGACTGTTTCCATCTTGGTCCTGTAACCTGTATGCCCCCAATCCTAGAACTTGTTGAATTATGAAAGGTCTTTCCCATGTAGGTGCCACTTTCCATAACCAGTAACATGTGTCCTAAGGGGTAGAACTGCTTTCCAGACtatttctccttcttcaaaactcttgtttttAACTCTTTTGTTATAGGCCCTTGCTACAGCCTGTTTCCCTGCTAAGAGTTGGTTGAGGGTATCAATTTTGCTTGTGTCTAAACCTTCTAGTTCTAGCAGCATTGCTTGAGGGTAGTCTTCTCCAACCAGATTGTGTTGTTGAGCAATTCTGAGAGATTGGACTGCTATTTCCATCGGCAGAATTGCATCATGACCGTAGGATAGAGCATATGGGGTCATgccagttgcttctctttttaaaGTTCTATAGGCCCTCAAGGTTTCTAATAACTTCTCATGCCATttctttggatttttctcaagcATTTTCCTAATAATGTTGATGATCACCTTGTTGCTTGATTCTGCCTGTCCATTAGCCTGGGCATAGTAAGGGATGGATTGAAGtagtttgaacttgaatgcTTCTGCCATGTCTAACATTTTTCTGGATATGAAGGAGCTTCCCCTATTAGTGGTGATTGATTCTGGTATGCCAAACCTTTGCACAATCTGTTGAGATGTGGTGGATTTAACAGGTTTGGCTtccacccatttggtgaaatagtCTGTAGCTACAATGATTGAACAGTGTTGTTTGCTACTGACTGGATAGAGTTTGCCAATAAGATCCATTGCCCATTCTCTGAATGGCATGGCTTAACCACTGGATTCATGGGAACTGAGGGAGCTTGCTGGATTGGTCCATGTCTTTGGCAAGCCTCACATCCTTTGAAATATTCAATGCAGTCTTTCATCATAgttggccagaagtagccataccttctaattaaccagcacatcttccttccaccttggtGAGCTCCATAGATTTCTTCATGGACTTCTCCTATGACCTtcatgtactcttttttccctAAGCACCTCAAGAGTAACTCATCTTTGCTCTTCGGACCAAATCTCCATTCCACATGAGATAGTTTAAGGCTATGATTCTAATCCTTTTTTCAGAAGGAAGGGTTGGATATTGCAGATAGTTGATTATAGGCAATCTCCAATCTTCTTCAGTCATTATGGCAGTatttgttcacccgttttatgcttgttcctgtgatggtagggtaaagttccccattgccATGAGAACCATTGACTGGTCGACAAGTCAACTTTttagtgtgcgagcgtgccactgttaGCAGTAAAAATCCTAacagacttcttaaaaatagataacttgcaccccaagttactgacttctaaacaagcgattgctaatttgggtgaggaatatctcccaagtaagttcttttcttgcctcaaaCTGGTGAgtacttcacaatttttcacagtataaaattggtagttctggccaaaataaatgataagaaaacGAACTGTTTTTAGACAGAACTGCATTTTACAAAACTTAAAGGGAAAAaaccaactctagaaagacaaaaagaaggctggacttccatttctgcctggatagatgcttctgatccgggctggactagGTATGCCTGTGCTGGACTGGACTGTCGGCAACTTCGACTATCAAGTTTTAGCTGTAAATCAATACCAACGTTCAAGTTTGActgagctttaatctatttcaagccctggaaggctttttgaacAAGCAGAATTGCAGCCTCTTCGGTCTGAagggggcagaagtggctggacttGAGGATTACTGAGCTGAAACTGCACTGTGgtacctgttctgcttgatcagggctcttcataaatttgttgaggttttcatatttgtgaaactCGAATTCTGGTttgtttggcttttgctgaaccaaatttgtgctgagagaaatctcgttttgaatgacttatttctctaagtctgaaACTTGAAGTTTTGATTTGTAACTGGCTTCTCTCTTGTTgctcaatgagcttttggttgcttcagtttgtttgaaggttctttgagatcaagtgatcattttgagtttttgtcttcgattgatttttttggttgtgtcctttctttctgttcacctcctctcataCTTATAGGAAATGCTGGAGTGGGTATTTTAATCTTGAAAGGGAAGTTATCTTTATCAAAATAAGACTATCAATAGTCAGTCTTAAGTCAATCACTTCCCTGCTTTTCTtcgaaagaaaagaaaaaaacctaatCTTTCTTTAATCTCTAACTGCTCTTGTGAGATTTCACTCTGCcgtgatggttagtttgattttccaaatgaacaactccctgcaCCCTACTAATCTCTTTAGAAAATATAGTCTGCTTATCCCTTGGAAATGACACCTGTTTTTGGAGCATAATTTTTCTGAATATAGAAAAAGGTTTCTGATCTTCTTTTGCCTGGAAAGGCTGGTGACTTTTGCATGTTTAAGACCTGCCTTCATTAACTCCTTATCAACTCAGTTGAAATTGCTGACTATTCAAAGTCAGGTAATCACGTGGGTTTTGCATCTATTTCGGGTTTTTCCTTCTCATTTAATCATGCCATGCccagttttagtttttgggACTATGGGCTGATTTCTTTTGTCTTCTGAAACCTAAATTTTCTCAAAGGTTGACAGGTCCTAGgctttttgttcttgggctaCTTTCCCAACTTTCTTTAATCAAGCCCAAGTGGTGctcattttttgtgttttttcaaaaaatgggCCGAAATTCTGGTGGCTTTCAAAATGGGTTTTTGATTTGGGCTCTTGACTCTGGTTTTGAATTAAGAAgcccaaattttttggatCTTGAGTTTTGTCTTCCTAGGCCTCTAGGGTTGGGCTGTGCGTGCAGATTTAtggcccaaacaatgccccctaGAATCTAAACTGTTTTCTGGAAattgtttcaaatttttaacgGTTCAGATTGAATGAATTTGGCCATTAATGTTGCACACCATTTGATTCTGTTTTGATTAACACACGTCTGCCAAGTCTTGTCTACTGAGCTAGACTTCGTGGGAAACTGGGTAGCTACTAGCTAGTTACTAGCTAGTCATCAACAGCTGACGCCTTGCCTTCTTTTTCCCACATTTCTGAGCtttgaaaagaaattcaaaacccCTAGCTCTTGTTCATTCGAAAACCGAACTCCTTCAGACTTCGACTTTTTCAGATTTCTCGGAACCTTTCGCCCTTTTCTTTGATCAGACCTTGATCCTTTCCTAATTATTTCCTCTGTTTCTAGCTCAACTCTTGAAAATGTCATCTCCGAAAACCCGTGCCCAAGGTTCCTCTTCTTCAGTTCCTCCTGATTACATCACTGGGGCTGGGGTTGACAACCATGCTATAGAAGTCAGAAGCCAGCTCTATCCTTTTGCCAAGATGAATCTGGACGAGAATGTCCTTCATTTGTTCGAGAATACTCTAGTCCTAGGCCCTCACTGGTTTGGTTTTGCCCTGCCGAAATGGATACTCTATTCAAGCTTGACGCTGAAGCTCCCCTGTGTTTCCTGAGCTCTTCTGCCCTGGCTTCTCATTCTTGGGTCAACAAGAATTTGAGTCATTCGTTCCCATCTAGTGAGGTGAGGAACAGTTCTGTGAAATAGGCAGACTGGATTGACAGACTTCTTCCAAGATATGGAGCTCACTCGAGGAGGGTAGGGATTTGTGACGCAATTCTATTATCCAAGCAGTCCATCAACAGAGATGAGAATCTGCTTGCTGTTGCTCTGTGTTTCTGGAATTCTGCCAGTAACACTTTTGATTTTCGTGTGGGCCCAATGACACCAACCCTACTGGATATGGCTcatattttagggtttaggccCCATGGAAGACTTGTGGATGCAGTGGGCGACTACCATAGGAGGAAGAATCAAAAGAAATTGGTCAAGCCATTTACAATCTCTTATGGAACAATCAACCAGAACtgttctttttcaaattttttgaagaagtTTAGAGCTAAGAAAGACAAAGATCAGCAGCATATGCTATTCCTCCTGTACTGGCTGAACAGATTTACTTTCCCAAACCGCTCATCGGCAGTTTTGCTTGAGTACAGGCATTTGGTAGAAGCTCTGCACAACCATATTGACGTAGGGCTTGGACCCTCAATTCTGGCCTATCTATTCAAGAATCTGCATACTGCCATCCTGGAGAATCCCCTGAACCTGTCTGGTCCTGGTGCGttctggatgatccagatctggctGCAGGTCTATTTCCCAGAACTGAGGTTTCCCTATTTAGTTCTGCCTGAGAACCAAGTTCTGGCGCTTCTTTTGATGTCAGTAGAGGTGCCTAAGAGATCGATTGAAGAATATATGATGTTCTTTAGGCATTGCACCAAGAGGTCTGCTGCTCAATGGCAGGTGGTACTCAGAAAGACCTATCCCTGGTTTCAGCCTGGATGTAGGCTATTTGAAAAGGAacctgaagaagaagaagccagaATCGAGTTCAGGAAGAAATTCCTGAGTGTGACACTACCTCGATATTTGCCTTTTGGAGGTAGGAAACCCCCCAATTATCACTTAGGGGCAGAAGTGTACCACCCCAACTTCTGTGCAAGCCAGCTTGGTTGCCCTCAGTTGATCCTACTCAAATCTTACAGAAGCTGCAATCGGGCCACTTCCTGGAGAGATTCAAATGATTTGGAGGTGCACAAGAACTGTAGGTGCTcagtaaacaaaataaacaacagCGTGGATGTTCTCTATCCGTCCTGGGAACCTAATTCCTGCAGTTCTGCCGAGTTCGAGGCTTGCCTCAAGTACTGCCCTCAAAGTACTTTTTGATGGCTGGGATTCTTAGGCTGCTCACGTGGGGGTAGAGGCTAAGCAGTTCATGGTGCAGATGATAAAGGACATTAATGCACAAGTGATTGAAGGTAGACTCTCAATTTCTGCCTTTCCTATCCCGTCTTACCATATTCTGCCAgagtaaaagttttttttttttttcaaccctATTCTGTCTGTTTGTGGCAGATCCTTCTATGACAAGGAACGTTGGAGGTCAAGATGTCCAAGCCGGGGAGGTGATTGGTGAGTTTCTGAACTTTATCTTTTGCTCTTTTCTGTTTGGATTGCTTTCTgactctcttcttcttcctgtgCAGTTACTTCTGTCATAGCTGCTGGTGACCTGGAACTTCCTTATGGAGATGAAGGAGAAACCTTGGTAGAAACAACAGTTGTCCAAGCAACTCCTTCTGCCAGAAGgaacaaaagaaaggaaatcaCTCAGGCTCAAGACAGTGCTGTCCAGTCTGAGACTTTAGGTAAAACTctagagtttgagttttcttgATCTTATTCCGCCCTGTCTTATTTAATTTAGCTCATGTCCTAATCATTTTATTGTTAAGAAGGTCAATGATTTCCTAATGTTCACAGGATGGATTAGGAAACAAATATGTAATTATATGCTGTAGaatatttcttttcctattgtaatttagattccTAGAATAGCTTATAGGAAATCTCTTGTATAAAGTTATGCTCTCAGACTCAATGAAATTCATTCAGGCAAATATCTTTCTTCCCTAttttacatggtatcagagcaggaAGACATACCCTAGCTCTCTGCTTTTTTTGCCGtctcaatttttctttcctctgcCATTGCTCCTCATCATGGAGCGCGAGCAATCTTCGAAGGAAGATAAGAACAATGAAGGCAAGAATAATGTCGTCGATCCTTTTTATCTCTACCATTCCGATCATCCAGGATTGGTCCTTGTTTCCAAGCCTCTCAATGGCGATAATTATTCGACCTAGTGCCGAGCCATGACCATCTCTTTAAATGCCAAATCCAAGTTGGGTTTTATAGATGGTACAATAAAAATGCCGTCTGCCAAGAGTCGTCCAGATGATCATGCTTCATGGAGAAGATGCAACGATATGATTCTCTCGTGGATCCTCAATTCAATCACACCTGATCTTGGAGATAGTGTCATATATTCAACTACAGACCAGAAGGTTTGGGAAGACCTTCGGGATCGTTTTTCTTAGAGCAACGCCCCTCGTATTTTTCAAATTGAGAGGGACATTTCTTGTCTTTCCCAAGCTCAGATGACTGTTGCAGCGTACTATACAAAGTTGAAAGGATTATGGGATGAACTGGGTTCTTATAATGACACCGTTTGCTCTTGTGGGGCAGATCATAAGCGACGCCAATTGATGCAATTTCTCATGGGCCTAAATGAGTCCCACAAAGCAATCCGAGGGCAAATCTTATTGATGAATCCGCTACCTGATGTTCGCCAA
Protein-coding regions in this window:
- the LOC109949656 gene encoding uncharacterized protein LOC109949656, giving the protein MPFREWAMDLIGKLYPVSSKQHCSIIVATDYFTKWVEAKPVKSTTSQQIVQRFGIPESITTNRGSSFISRKMLDMAEAFKFKLLQSIPYYAQANGQAESSNKVIINIIRKMLEKNPKKWHEKLLETLRAYRTLKREATGMTPYALSYGHDAILPMEIAVQSLRIAQQHNLVGEDYPQAMLLELEGLDTSKIDTLNQLLAGKQAVARAYNKRVKNKSFEEGEIVWKAVLPLRTHVTGYGKWHLHGKDLS